The DNA sequence GGAGCCCACTGCCTGCCTCCCCCGTGCGCTCAGGCGTGCCTGACGAGATTAGTGGCGCGGGGCTGAACCGCGCCGGACATTCCTCTTATACGGGAGACGCTGTAACAACTGGGTGGGTTGCAGAGAAGGGCCTCGTGACAGACTGCGGTGAGCAGCCGGCTTCGGGAGGGCACTGAGCATGCGGGTTCTGGTGACGGGTGGGGCCGGGTTCATCGGCTCCCACTACGTGCGGGAGATGGTGGGCGGCGCCTACCCGGCCTTCGCCGACGCGGAGGTGGTGGTGCTGGACAAGCTCACCTACGCCGGCAACGAGGCCAACCTGGCCCCGGTCGCCGACAGCCCGCGGCTGACCTTCGTCCGGGGCGACATCTGCGACCGCGAGCTGGTCACCGACCTGATGAGCCGCACGGACGTGGTCGTGCACTTCGCCGCCGAGTCGCATGTGGACCGCTCGATCTCCGGTTCGGCCGACTTCGTGCTGACCAACGTGCTGGGCACCCAGACGCTGCTGCAGGGCGCGCTGGAGGCGGGCGTGGCCAAGTTCGTGCACGTCTCCACCGACGAGGTCTACGGCACCATCGACGAGGGCTCGTGGACCGAGGACCACATCCTGGAGCCCAACTCGCCCTACTCGGCGTCCAAGGCGTCGTCGGACCTGCTGGCGCGCTCGTTCTTCCGCACCCACGGCCTGCCGGTGTGCATCACGCGGTGCTCGAACAACTACGGTCCGTACCAGTTCCCCGAGAAGGTCATCCCGCTGTTCGTCACCAACCTGATCGACGGCCGGAAGGTGCCGCTCTACGGCGACGGCCTCAACGTCCGCGACTGGCTGCACGTGGACGACCACTGCCGCGGCATCCAGCTGGTCCTCGAAGGCGGCCGCGGTGGCGAGATCTACAACATCGGCGGCGGCACCGAGCTGACCAACCGCGAGCTCACCGAGCGCCTGCTGGCGGCCACGGGCCGTGACTGGGACTCGTTCGTCGAGCCGGTCACCGACCGCAAGGGCCACGACCGCCGCTACTCGGTCGACATCACCAAGATCGGCACCGAACTCGGCTACGCCCCTCGCGTGGACTTCGCCGAGGGCCTCGCCGCCACCGTCCAGTGGTACCGCGACAACCGCTCGTGGTGGGAGCCGCTGAAGCAGCGCGCGGCCCTGGCCGGCTGATGGCACTCGCCCTGCTCGTCCCCGGTGGTCGCGGCCAACTGGGCCGCGACCTCGTCGCCGCCGCCCCCGAGGACGGCCTCGTGCACGCCCCGTCCTCGGCCGAACTGGACCTGACCGACGCACCCGCCGTGACCGACGCCGTCGCCGTCTTCGCCGCCACGGCCCGCGACGCCGGCTACCGCCCGGTCGTCGTCAACGCCGCCGCCTACACGGCGGTCGACGCCGCCGAGACCGACGTCGACCGCGCCTGCGCCGTCAACGCCACCGGTCCCGGCAACCTGGCGAAGAGCTGCCGGGAGCACAACGTCCCCCTGCTCCACGTCTCCACCGACTACGTCTTCCCGGGCGACGGCACCCGCCCCTACGAGCCGACCGACGAAACCGGCCCGAAGTCCGCCTACGGCCGCACCAAGCTCGACGGCGAACACCGGGTGCTGTCCACTTGGGACCGCTCCTGGGTCGTCCGCACCGCCTGGGTCTACGGCCGACACGGCGA is a window from the Saccharothrix saharensis genome containing:
- the rfbD gene encoding dTDP-4-dehydrorhamnose reductase, which produces MALALLVPGGRGQLGRDLVAAAPEDGLVHAPSSAELDLTDAPAVTDAVAVFAATARDAGYRPVVVNAAAYTAVDAAETDVDRACAVNATGPGNLAKSCREHNVPLLHVSTDYVFPGDGTRPYEPTDETGPKSAYGRTKLDGEHRVLSTWDRSWVVRTAWVYGRHGDNFVKTMARLAKTNDTLSVVDDQVGSPTWSLDLATGLLELATLVATGNTPPRVLHATGAGETTWCGFARAIFTELGLDPTRVHPCSTAEYPRPAPRPAYSVLSTRSWTDAGLTPLRDWRDALSAAIATNAVP
- the rfbB gene encoding dTDP-glucose 4,6-dehydratase, encoding MRVLVTGGAGFIGSHYVREMVGGAYPAFADAEVVVLDKLTYAGNEANLAPVADSPRLTFVRGDICDRELVTDLMSRTDVVVHFAAESHVDRSISGSADFVLTNVLGTQTLLQGALEAGVAKFVHVSTDEVYGTIDEGSWTEDHILEPNSPYSASKASSDLLARSFFRTHGLPVCITRCSNNYGPYQFPEKVIPLFVTNLIDGRKVPLYGDGLNVRDWLHVDDHCRGIQLVLEGGRGGEIYNIGGGTELTNRELTERLLAATGRDWDSFVEPVTDRKGHDRRYSVDITKIGTELGYAPRVDFAEGLAATVQWYRDNRSWWEPLKQRAALAG